In one window of Microbacterium sp. PM5 DNA:
- a CDS encoding cyclodeaminase/cyclohydrolase family protein, whose translation MPMSELAASRFDDWLEKLSAPVPDPGGGAAAGIVIATGAALVAMAAGYVRADAAAELVATATRVRGEALAAAEHDGRMSGLLVDAFRRPTDDPGREEALRTATVAAADAGADLVALAASLDGTLLWLERFGEARLAPDVAVAARMLACGIRSTAVNIRGNTTSAAGAGVDAPTLQRLRAAGERAEQAAARLDAVAERVTATL comes from the coding sequence ATGCCGATGTCCGAGCTTGCCGCCTCCCGCTTCGACGACTGGCTGGAGAAGCTGTCCGCGCCCGTGCCCGATCCCGGTGGGGGCGCCGCTGCCGGAATCGTGATCGCCACCGGTGCCGCCCTGGTCGCCATGGCGGCCGGGTACGTCCGGGCAGACGCGGCGGCGGAGCTCGTCGCCACGGCGACCCGGGTGCGCGGCGAAGCGCTCGCCGCCGCGGAGCACGACGGGCGGATGTCGGGCCTGCTCGTCGACGCCTTCCGGCGCCCGACCGACGACCCCGGGCGCGAGGAGGCGCTGCGCACCGCCACCGTCGCCGCTGCGGATGCCGGTGCCGATCTGGTCGCGCTCGCGGCATCCCTGGACGGCACCCTCCTCTGGCTGGAGCGCTTCGGCGAGGCGCGCCTGGCCCCCGATGTCGCCGTCGCGGCGCGAATGCTCGCCTGCGGCATCCGCTCGACCGCCGTCAACATCCGTGGGAACACCACGAGCGCCGCCGGTGCGGGAGTCGATGCTCCGACCCTGCAGCGACTGCGCGCCGCGGGGGAGCGGGCGGAGCAGGCCGCTGCCCGCCTGGACGCGGTGGCAGAGCGGGTGACCGCGACGCTCTGA
- a CDS encoding methylenetetrahydrofolate reductase C-terminal domain-containing protein, translating to MTASLRLHEATRRCPKRMVHGPCGGVTVDGGCEVPGIRCSFVDDAAVLRHLEFSTAEVDAPVAARDSGDALPVLPRGEASTAFAALVEAGAVITADLPVRSVDPAVITEAGVRLRELTAVIAGEPPGLREALSPTHKALLLAAAGSRVVAGLTCRDRNRVAIEGELAALADLGVSGVLAVTGDHPASTALPQAQPVFDLDATRLAALARRAGLFVAVAEQPSAPPVDYRPTRLARKAHAGAELGILNLCGDLAEIRRFTAALATTATPVPVLVSVPVLTSAATTRRLAALPGVGLPDELVRAVAGADDPVESGIAAAVAWAHRALAIPGVVGVHLSAIAAGATEPPDRADAAELAAVDALASAAARLRAVIAADAIVAETAGDA from the coding sequence GTGACCGCTTCTCTGCGCCTGCATGAGGCGACACGGCGCTGCCCGAAACGCATGGTCCACGGACCCTGCGGCGGTGTCACGGTCGACGGCGGCTGCGAAGTGCCCGGCATCCGATGCTCGTTCGTCGATGACGCCGCGGTGCTGCGTCATCTGGAGTTCTCCACCGCAGAGGTGGACGCTCCGGTCGCCGCCCGCGACAGCGGCGACGCACTGCCGGTCCTGCCGCGAGGAGAGGCGTCGACGGCGTTCGCGGCCCTGGTCGAGGCGGGTGCGGTCATCACGGCCGACCTTCCGGTGCGTTCCGTCGACCCGGCCGTCATCACCGAGGCGGGCGTGCGACTGCGAGAGCTGACCGCCGTCATCGCCGGTGAGCCGCCCGGGCTGCGGGAGGCGCTCAGCCCGACCCACAAGGCGCTCCTGCTCGCCGCCGCCGGATCTCGCGTGGTGGCCGGTCTCACCTGCCGCGACCGCAACCGCGTCGCGATCGAGGGTGAGCTCGCCGCCCTCGCCGACCTGGGCGTGTCCGGCGTGCTCGCCGTGACCGGCGATCACCCTGCCTCCACCGCCCTCCCGCAGGCGCAGCCGGTCTTCGACCTCGACGCGACACGTCTCGCGGCGCTCGCCCGCCGGGCCGGGCTCTTCGTGGCCGTGGCCGAACAGCCCTCCGCGCCGCCGGTCGACTACCGTCCCACCCGTCTCGCGCGCAAAGCGCACGCCGGGGCGGAACTCGGCATCCTGAACCTCTGCGGCGACCTCGCCGAGATCCGCCGCTTCACCGCCGCTCTGGCAACCACGGCGACTCCCGTGCCGGTTCTCGTGTCGGTTCCGGTGCTCACGTCGGCCGCGACGACCCGACGGCTGGCCGCGCTTCCCGGGGTCGGACTGCCGGACGAACTCGTCAGGGCGGTGGCCGGCGCCGACGACCCGGTGGAGTCGGGCATCGCCGCCGCCGTCGCCTGGGCGCACCGTGCACTCGCGATCCCCGGGGTCGTGGGCGTCCACCTGTCGGCGATCGCGGCTGGGGCCACCGAGCCGCCCGATCGGGCGGACGCCGCCGAACTCGCCGCGGTCGATGCTCTGGCGTCGGCAGCGGCGCGACTGCGGGCCGTGATCGCCGCGGATGCGATCGTCGCCGAAACGGCGGGCGACGCATGA